Genomic DNA from Polyodon spathula isolate WHYD16114869_AA chromosome 8, ASM1765450v1, whole genome shotgun sequence:
GAAGGACCAGTATTAATGTCTGTAGAACTTCTTTAGAAAGTTAAAATACATCTgagattttgggggggggggggggggggggggggggggggggggggggtcaaatatGTTGctaatgcttatttattttagccaaacTCTGTGGATTGTCAATCCCTGGCCCTGTCTTGAGTAAAGGCAACACCATGTCAATTCGCTTCAAGAGTGATAAGGAGAACAACTTCAGAGGATTTAAAGCTGAAATCTTGTTTTTGCCAGCTGGTAAGGATGTCTTTCAAACAGGTCTTGATGCCCGATAATGGCATTTCTGAAGATATTCTGTAGTCCATGTGTCAAATGTTTGGAGTGTGGCATCTACATTTGTTCCCAACTCTTAAACTGAACTTGTGTTCGCCCATAGGATCTCAAATTGTGAAACACTGGCAGCCTGTTGCAGAAGCAATTCCAAAATCTGTGCCTGTGGGTAAGCTGCACTTAACTTGTATCTTGTGAAATATGCAAGACCAATATGATCCTGTTTGGCAATATTGGATATGGCAGACCAATAATGGGTCTATTCAAATGCACATTTAATATACTTCTACCTATATTTTAATCCTTGCTTGACTAATGGGGTGGGGTAAGCAGTCTGTATTAATGGCTTAAACTGGCGCTTGTTTTAAACCCTCACTTTCACAGCGGACTGTGGTGTGATGCCAATTGAGCCGCAGTGGAAGAACAAACACATTGTTGGTGGAGAGGAAGCTGTGCCACACTCATGGCCCTGGCAAGCAACCCTTATGTACCAGGGCACTCCATACTGTGCAGGGGCTGTCATTGACGCAAATTGGATTGTGACTGCTGCCAGCTGCTTTAATATGCAAGTCATGTCATCTTGTCTATTTGTAATTGGGCCATACACATGTGCAGACTGTAGTGCAGATGGGGCACAATCAAACTAAAATGTTGTAATTGTCAAACTGAAGCTGGTACGTTTTAATTCTTAACTAGATGCTCCATCCCAGGAAGTTGTGGGTAGACACCCCTATGTACTGAAGTACATGTTATGTATGAACTATAGTAAGATTGAAGCTGAAAACAAGATTTCACATGCCAGAAAGTGTTGAATCCCCAGTTAATTTAAAATTTGCAGTGATAACAGCCTTTAACAAAGCTTTTGTACAATTTCAGCTCTCCCCTAAGGAAATACTGGAGAGCTATTACTGGTGACCATGACCGAAACCTAGCTGAAAGAACAGAGCAAGTAAGCAAGATGGCCTTTTGATACCTGTATCCTGGCCTCTGCACTAAAAATGGAATTGCTGTTACAAATAATTCCACGTGCTGTACCTCCTGTTCtgctgcaattactttaataatgcatttttttgtatccTTAAGGATAGGGATATAATCAAGATCATATTCCATCCGAGTTATAACTTGTATACAGAAGACTATGATCTGGCTCTTGTCAAGGTGTCAGATTTGATCTTCAATGACAACGTAAGACCAGTTTGCTTGCCcactgtatccagtccagtggaGCCCTCCTCAGTCTGTGTCGTCTCTGGCTGGGGGGTCATAGAAGGTAAGGCCTTTATCAATTGGCAGTGGGTGTGAACTTCTAAATGGTGCCATGCTGTATGTAGAAGCTCCACAACCAATGGGTGTGGCTCTAATTGATTTAAATACCCCATTtcgcaaaaaaatacaaatgatgtCTGGTAATGCATTGCTGATTTTAAAGCCTTCAACATAAACCACTTTTGTTGCTTGGGCCATTAATTGTGTGCCTTTTTAAATTCACCTGTGCTGCTGGAAGATTTCTTGAACACAAAAAAGTGCAACAACGTCATAACTAATTTAAAGTTAACGGATTAGATAACATTTACAGAACCAGGAAATCGTAAACAACATTTACCAGGTTTAAATCGTCGCAGGAATATGGACTTATATGGTAGAACTGActtagtgatatatatatatggtatatatgatatatctatatatatcattatatatatatatatatatatattgagttcAATTCCCAGAGACATGCATTTCCTTAACTGTAATTTGCAATGATTGAGTAATTCAGTCTGGTGTGCCATGCATAGCTTTAATGAATGTAGATAGTTACATGGATTTGGGGTTTTGCTGTAGGTCAGCAAGATCCATACTCTTCAGATTGTCCTCCTGGAGGCTGCAACTCTGGTAAGCCAATATGAACGTAAATGTGTAAAGAGCTTGGTCATGCTTCACTGGGACACAGCTGTTAAATCATATTACTAAAAGTCCTGTTTACAACATTActtgaatgctttttaaaatctgtcCTTGACAATTTGCAGGATATGCTAATCCAGAtgaggtttttttgggggggggggggggggggggggggggggtactttttaatatattcactttacaaaaacatgtaaagAGGTGGTCCCATGTtgtgagctgaaataagatcccagaaatttcaCATGCACAAGTTTTTCTCTTGTgtacaaatgtttatattttgtgaaGAAAATCCTTCCACCTGACAGTGGCATAAAGCTGCTTAAACAGCATGATTAATACAGGTttaccttgtgctggggacaaaaGGCCACTGCAGTTTTGTTACGCAATACCACAGATGTCACAAGAccagttttgagggagcatgcaatagGCCTGCTGACTGCAGAAATGTCCACTAGAGCAGTTgccagaattgaatgttcatttctttacCATAAGCTTCCTCCAGCATCCTTTTAGagtttggcagtacgtccaaccgcaGATcatgtgtaaccacaccagcccaggacctccacatccagcttcatCTGTGGGATCATAGGAGACCAGTCAGCTGATGCAAACCCAGTTTCATAACAGAAGAATTTCTGCAGAAAGCATCtcggaagctcatctgcgtgtgtcgtcctcaccagggtcttgaccggGCTGCACTTTAGCATAAGACTTCAGTGGACAAATGCTCACTGTTGGTCAGACATGCTGGAGGTGTGATCTTCACAGATGAatcagtttcaactgtaccaggcagattgTATGGAGTCATGTGGGCAAGCAGTTTGCTGATGCCAATGTGAAGAGTACCCCATGGTGGCAGTGAGGTATTGGTATGGGCAGGCATGAGCTACAGATAATGGACACAATTGAagtttgaatgcacagataccgtgacgagatcctgaggcccattgtcgtgccattcatgtGCCGCCATTACCTTGTTTCAGCATAATGCATGGGGCCCTGTGTCGCAAGGATCTCTACAAAATTCCTGGAAacaatgtcccagttcttccatgaccTGTATACtcgccagacatgtcacccattgagcatgtttggaatgTTCTGGATCAATGTGTATAAcggcgtgttccagttcctgccaatatccagcaacttcccACAGCCATtgggagtgggacaacattcaaCAGCCTGATCTCTCTGCAAAGAGGTCACACTATATGATTCTGATCCATGTCCCTTTTTTTTTAGGTATGACTAAGATGCatatattcccagtcatgtgaaattcaTAGCTTAGGGCCTAATGAAGTCATTTCAATTGACTGCTTTACTTAAGAACTAACTCTTTTTAaagtctttgaaattgttgcactTTTTGTTCAGTGTGAAATTTAAGCATTGGATAAGTCTGCAAAACAAATCCTTTCACTAGCTCACATGATTCTGTCTAATCAGTGATGTAATTCCATATTAATTGCTTTTGTACTCCAGTGTCTTGTACTTGGTTTTTATAGATGACTTTTCTCTTCAAGGTATACAGATAGCTACTAGGCTTCAGCAGCAGTATGTTCCAATCCAGAGCACAGATATCTGCAAGGACTCCTACCAGCACCCTGGTGGCATCACCGATAGAATGCTGTGTGCTGGCTTCCCTACGGCTGGCGGAGCTTCCTGCTATGTAGGTGCACTagttggaagttttttttttccagaaaatcaAGAACTCTGATGTGCAGGATCAAAATTGCTCTTCCTGGTCATTTTTTCATATTGTAAGGTAACAGTCTCCAGTGCTGGACATCTGTAAAGTACATTAAGGAGCTGACTATTTTTGTGTTTAGGGGGATGTTGGTGTTCCTCTGGTGTGCGAGGAAGATGGAAGATATGTCCTCTATGGTTTGCAGAGCTGGGGTATTGGGTGTGGAACCAAGCCTGGAGTATACACTCGGATCAGAGTCTTAATCGACTGGATTAGAGCTGTAAAGGGTAAGCATGTATATTCAACTTGTGGTGCTGAATGAATTACGATACTGTAGATCTGAAATCTggggcaatttttttttgtatctttcaaGATTATAAACCTGACAAAAGAACTGGGACTTCTGCAGATGACGCCTCAATATCCCTTGACATCAATGGTAGGTCTTTGGCAACCAAATTCAGTGGTTAACCATTGCTAAGATGCTTTTGATATGCACGTGATAAACTCATTTggctttatttttacagttgctGTCAATGGAGAATCATTTAAATGTCATTCATAATGACTATTGCACTTAATATTGTGGAGCCAAACATTGAACTATTGGAGCAGTTTAAGGATTTAAATGTGCTGCTTGCTAATTCCTTGCCTTCCACAGAATGTCCCTCTGATGCAGTACTTGCTGGCCTGCAAGGTTCCTTTACATCCCCAGGGTATCCCCTTGGATATGCTGGCTACCTAAACTGCTCCTGGGTATTTAATTTGGAGCCAAGCAGCACAGTGCAGATTTCCATATACAATCTGTCTATAACGGAGTCAAACAAGTGTGAGAAGGCATTCCTCAGCATTCGTGAAGAGATAGGCAACCAAACTATTCTTCTAGGTAACATTGAGTTTTAACTTGACTAATGTGCTAGTCTTAAGTATTTGACTTGTAGTAATgctgtacatgtttgttttgaagGCCAGTATTGTGGAATATTTAACAGTCCGCTGGTGGTGAAGTCAAGTTCTGGATCAGTAGTGCGAGTTCAGTTTGCAACTGATGACCCTGCTGTGGAGAGAGGCTTTGCTCTGAACTATACAGTTAACAAAGACATTGGTAAGCTGTCAGCCATTTTCACAAATTCaaggaagtattttttttttttgtgggggtggACAAAGCACTTATGTATTTAACAGCTGTTTATGCAGCACATGACCAAGCTGTTTCTGAAGTGGATTTCAAGCAAAACTGTGGTGACGTGTTACTGATGGGGCCAAGTGGCAGTGAGATTACATCTCCACAATATCCCAATAACTACCCCAATGATGCCAGGTAAGCAGATGGAAAATGTTTTCTTGAGCAAGCTTTTGATTTGCATGAATCACATGCTGAGTAATTGATTCTAGTGCACTTCCCAATTGCCTACATTAAGTGATGCTATGGGGGAGCATTGTCCAGTGTCTAGACATTGAAAGCATACAAGTAATAGAAAAGCAGTGGTTTGGTTGCATACAATGGCCAAAGCATGGAAGAGCTGTCTGGGAACTAAATTATTTGTTCCACAGAACTGGAACATGCTAGAGATTTCACACcccctctatttatttattttttttactctgttcATCCTGGAGCCTAAATGCTCTAGTCTAAATGGAAATGGCTGGTAGGAAACTATCACTAAGTGGAGTTGGAGGGTGGGAACATGCAGTATAACAGGAAATCCTTGTCTAGTATTTAAATTTGGCAGATTTTCTACTGGGGGGGCATTTGACTgctttttgaattgctgtttttcacGTTGCATGATCGCAGAAATGCAATGTTTTGAATTCTTTGCAAAGACTCAAATGTGTTCTTGCTGAAATACAAGTCATTTACTTTAACTTGTACTAGCATATACAATGTCACTACAGCAACTTGGAAAACTGATTCTTTATAATCTGGACTAGCAATCATTTGTAAATCGGTTCAGTTTTGTATGGTGCAGAATGAATTTGTTTATGGACTGATAACTGCATAGTGGGTGTCCTTAAATGTATATACAACATAACCATCTTGGACATGGCAAACATTGGCTGTTAATTACtacctttttatataaaatggtAGTGAGCATATACAACATATGCTTAAGCAgtcctctgggtttctgatcagATTTAAATCCTTTGGCAATGTCCTGTCTAATTCAGCAAATTGTCTTCATCACTACCATTCTCCTATCCACTTGACATGAGACATGGctttccctgttctgcataccagtcagCCACATATGTAATACGTGAGAAATGTTGCACAAACAATAACGCATGCTGAATTAAATATCAACTTTCTTTGTATAGCTGCTATTGGAGAATTATAGCACCACTGAACTTCATCATTAGAGTTGATTTTAAGACCTTCAGCACCAAATACAGTTTGGGTTCCTGCAGTGATAGCCTAGATCTCTATGAAGGATCTGGTGCCACAAAGGAGTTGTTGGGTAAGTTTCTAAATTATCTGGGCAACACTAGAGTTCAATATGGTAAACACTAGCATGAACAAGACCTTTTCACTTTGTGTTGCTAACCCAGATCCAGTTCTGGGCTCCATGAAATGcagtaacattttaaagcattaacttgtgaaatatttatgtattttgataCCATAAGAGTATCTACTGGTGTAAAATTAGTGAAATGCATTTGAGTAAtgcaagttactttttttttaaaaacctttgcaGCCCACTTCTTTGGTCAGGACTTGCCTCCATCTGTGAAGTCCTCTGGCCCTGAATTAACAATTGTGTTCCATgctacttgcaaagaaacaagtAAAGGGTTTCTACTGGGGTATTCCTTCATAGAGATGCAACAAAGTAAGTCAACTGAAGAGATTCTTGGATTTGTCACATTGTACAAATGTATATCCAATTATAAGTGCATAtttccctgggggggggggggggcaagcaaTTTCATACTGCATTTGAAAACTGCTAATTATTGCTGTCTGAACAagagatgcatttttttttttttttttagaatctgaTGTACAGATGGAAGAGAATCGGATTTCTGGTATGTCCTATAGACTCCTTATAAACAGATTTCCCTTAATGAATCTTGCATTTTAAATAGCTGGGATATCCTTCAGGATGAAGCGTCTGATTTTTGTGCACTTTGCAAACCACTAAGGCCTTTTTAAAGACTGAccagttttggttttatttacttttctccTGCCATAGCCAATGCAGTCCTATTAGTGCAACCATAACAAACCACTTAAGTTCTAACTGAACATGAATGGCTGTAAGACCTTTTGAAGAGGAACATCCATAGGTTTGATTGGAATAACTAGTTTTGCTCTCTGTCAttagtattttactattttattagTTGGCTGGCTTGATTTGTTTGCAATCTTCTCCCAGTGCCCTTCTGAATCATTTCCCCAGAGAAAGAAGTCCATCTGATTGCACAGCAATAAGATGCAGAGGATACTGACTTTAGATAAGCATGTGAATGTAGAGAGGACATGGGTTGGGAggcctttttttaaatggacagatAGTCAAAGTTTGAATGTCACCCCTGTATAAAGTAGGATTCATAACTCTGACAAAGTAAATGTACTGTTGCTATATCTACTATACTAGTGGATTcaagaaatgcttttaaaatttaaTACCCTAATGTAACTTGGCAACATTGCATGGTTTGGAGGTAGCTGTTATACTCATTTGAAGTATTTGTCATTTCAGCTTCATGCCCAGTGTTAGTGTTGATTCCAGAGTTACCTGGAGAGCTGAAGTCTCCCAATTATCCACAACAGTATCCTGGTAACTTAGACTGTATGTGGACCATCTACTCCACATCAGGAAAAAAGATCCTGCTAGAGGTAGTGGATTTCCTCACTGAGGACACCCATGGATGCAACTGGGATCGCTTGGATATTTATGATGGACCGACTGCAGTTTCCAAATTGCTGGGTAAATTGCAATGTCCCTCTAGTCCTTTCTCAaagggttttttggggggggggggcgggccgGCCACAGACTGCTGTGGTAAATTTAATCTTCAGTTGAAGAGAATTCAGCCAGAACACACTTTCTATGTCCTAAAGTGATCCAATTTCTAGTCCTTGTAAATTGGGTTGTAGTGTTTGCCATATGGCTAGTTCACCATTAAATGATGTACATTTTACTATACTAATGAAGCTTATTCTTCCTGATTTCCAGCTTCCTTGTGTGGTGAACAAAGCCCAATGAAGCTAATATCCAGTAGCAGCTTTGTGGCCCTGAAGTTCAAGACTGATTCTAGTGCTGGAGCAAGGGGGTTCAGGATCAAGTATTCAGAAACGGAGGATGTTGGTCTCAGCACCCGAACTGATATCTTGCAGAGCAGGGAAGACAAGTGTAAGGATAGATGTTCCTGGCCTTTTCATTTGGGGCGGGGGGCACACTGTTACCTGGCACCTGACCAACACATTGTCTTAAATGTACTAACATGATGACCCTAATTAAATCTAATTGGCATGATGCTATACACACTTAGGCAGCATGCTAACACATCTGCCTTTCAGATCCATGTGGGATAGCCAAGTTTAAACCCTGTGGACTTGGACGGCAATTGATGCAAGAACAGTCCAGAATTGTAAATGGTGTAGTGGCATGTCCGAACTCGTGGCCCTGGCAAGTGAGCCTGCAGTACAAAGGACAGCATTACTGTGGTGGGTCTTTGCTTAACCAGAACTGGGTTCTCACAGCAGGCCACTGTGACTTCAAGTAAGTGATTACTTTGTATGTAAATTGATTAATTCCTGTTTCAATATAGTATAATAAAACATGGTTATTGTGGGGAGGGAGATGTGTTAATGTGAAATGGCAAGTGACAGCTTAAAATTAATTCCTGCTTTTGGAGAATTCATTTTGAGCTCTTCTGAACAAGTATGAACAGTGGCTTGTCGATCTACAGTTTGTCTAGGTTCATAATGTCAGGAAAGCTTGGCAGTAGTGGAATGGTCTTCACTGGGCAAGGATTCATTCAGCACTTTACAAGTGGATGTCTACCCTGGTTTCAAAGTGACTTGTCTGGGTTATGTATAATGTCTCTTGCAATGCTGTCAACATCTTTTGTAAAACCTTTCTTCAGCCGTGACACTGATACAGTGGTCTTGGGAGCACATGACCTCTCATCTAAAACAGAAATAATCCAGGTGATCCaagtaagtgaaaaatacaaCCACAACAACTATGGAGGCTTCCCACCAGTCAATGACATCACTCTGCTCCGCCTCCAGACACCTGCCAGACTAGGTATTgtacaagatttatttttgtaatctctTGGAGTATTCTGTGCCTAAGCTAAAATGTTTCTTCCTTAAAAGGAGACACAGTTATTCCAATCTGTCTGCCAGACGGGGATTTAGTAATGGATGCCAGCTGGTCTTGTGTATCTACAGGATGGGGGGCTACGGACCCAATTAGtaagtattggttttgttggaTGACATTGCAGGAGCACCATGTAGTATAgaattgcattttatataaatgcaTACCCTCTGTCTCAACCTTTTGCAAGGTGTTGGGTTCAGGGTCTAGCTGGGCTTCTATAATGAAGAGGAATCTATTTATGCAGGATggcattttgggggggggggggggggggcaacttaCACCCTGAAATGTTTGCATAACCTGCAAATGAAGTATAATTTCACACTAATGCAAATGCTCCATGACAATTGGTTGTTCCCTCCCCCCCTACAGATCAGGTGTTTCCAGCAAAGCTGAACCAAGCTTCACTTCCTCTGCTTGATAGCAAAAGCTGTACAGATTATTGGGGTGATGCTATCAAATCTACGAATGTGTGTGCAGGGGCTGCTGGTTCTACATCTTGTAGGGTACGTACTCTTGTTTCAATGGTATTTTCTTAATCCTGTTGGGTCCattttgatatttaaatttaTCCAATGGTATTCTGGAAAATTGGGATTTACACTTCATTGATGCAACAAATGGTGCTGTATAAAGTGGTGTCTTATGCTGTCTACTTTCATTGTGTTGCAGGGAGATTCAGGAGGTCCTCTTGAATGCCAGAAAGTTTCTCCATATGTGCTGATTGGTGTTGTAAGCTGGGGCAGCAAGGAATGTGTGACTCGAGCTCCTGCAGTTTACACCAAGGTGTCTGCATACAGGACGTGGATCAGCAAAATTTCAAATGGAGAATTGTAATACAATTGTGCTCTTTATGTACACTACATGATGCAATCAACTGGTCATTTTATGTAGAACCCCTTTCTGTTGTGCCCATATTTACTGATTGTGCATTAAAATTCAATTTTTTGCTAATGTGGCATCAGTTTGTGTTTGGATTTCTAGAGTGGTAAATGGGAGGTACCTTTTTAATGGATAGCCTGGGGTGACAAATACAGTATCTAACAATTAGACTGATTGCTTCATGCCTCATACTTTGGAATGGCCTGGT
This window encodes:
- the LOC121319104 gene encoding tumor necrosis factor-inducible gene 6 protein-like; this translates as MWTIYSTSGKKILLEVVDFLTEDTHGCNWDRLDIYDGPTAVSKLLASLCGEQSPMKLISSSSFVALKFKTDSSAGARGFRIKYSETEDVGLSTRTDILQSREDKCKDRCSWPFHLGRGAHCYLAPDQHIVLNVLT